CAATAATCTTGAGTTCTGGGATCGTCAGCGTACGCGCCAAATGTCTGTTTCGGGCATGACAGTTGGAATATTCTGCCATAATTGGTATAATTTAATGGATCGTATGTTTCCCGGACGAACACTTAGCATTGTACTCAAAAAAGTGTTAATTGATCAAACTATTGCCTCACCAATAGtgattttattgtttttcacTACATTGGGTGTATTGCGGCGAGCATCATTAACTGAAACAATAAAGGAAATgagagaaaaattctctcgtctATACACCGCGGAATGGGTCGTTTGGCCTCCTGCACAGTTATTCAATTTCTATGTTTTACCCACAAAGTACCGTGTATTGTATGACAATACAATCTCACTAGGATACGATGTATATACTAGCTATGTTATTAACGAGAACAATAATAGTAATTTGTAATCCCAGTATGTTATTCCATGAGAAACGAACAATCAACAAATCCAGTCCATTGCGGAGTTTTTACAAACTAATAGAAAAATATCATTGAGAAAAAAACTTAACATGTACAATGTAAAAATTACTCGTCTATTGAAAGAAACCCTTTTATTCTTGTTTTACTTTCAGTTGTTTTATTTGCTTAAGTATATTCTATTTGCACGACCAATTTATAGAAATCACGCGAACATCTTTTTGATCATGTTGTtgtatttgatattttcttcgTGGTTGGTATTTTTAACTCTTCGATATAAAGCCAAGCAATCTTTATTACAAGTATAGTCGATTCGGCATAATGTGGATACAGACTGTTGAAACTGTCTGAGGTGAAAATACGCTAACGCTTTACGATAAACGGCTTTCTCCGAAGGGCTTTCCTGATGGTCAATGTATTCCAATACATCAAGAACTTCTTCATAGCGACTTTGTTTGATGAGACAAGCCGAAATGTTAAGATATAACGTTTCCAGAAGAGACTGCATTTCTCTTATTATTTCAAAGTCTTCGTGAGATGGATTAGGAGTCTCTAATGGTATACAGGAAAGTAAACATCTAGCTGCCATACTGAAGTATCGATGCGCAAAAGGGTGATATTTAGGAAACATTTCAACACCATTTCTTTTGTACTGACGGGCAACAATTAACATCTGTTCTGCACTTTGCTCAAAGTAATAATTTCTATCTTCTATTCTATGCAACTGAATTGTAAAACTGATAGTATTTGATTTGCTTGTGATGGTGCATCTGCTCTTTTCGTTAGAAAGCATTTGATTTAAGAATTGTTCGATATAACAATCGACTGGAGTAACGGCTTTTCCTATATCAATCCACTGTTCACTACTATCGTGTTGTCGTAAAATTTTGGAATCATTTGTATCTAGAATACTTACTTCACTTATTGTTACCAGACAGCGCGATAATTCGGTTGGTTTTTTCAAAGAGATAAAGGAAAAATTTATCAACTCTTTTCGCAATCCTCTGACTTCATCAATCCAAATCTGTTGTACTAATGCGTTTCGCTGAGATGATTGAGACACCGTTTCCGACTTAGTGCCCATAATGTATTACCAATATAAGAATCTTGATGTACAGCAATAAcaattagtttcagaatttctaGCTTCCTCTAATCCCGATATGAGCGTCCaattcaaaaaactgaaaaacaggttattcagaatagaacacagttgaaaaaaaatctggaaatgaaaatttccatTTCATATTAACCCACGATGttaaatacactggtggcgtgataagacagttctggttgtgttggtaattttcttacgaaattaagtatggcgcgccgggattcaagcatgtaaacataaacaaacgaccagttcagatcgggatttcactacTAAGTTACTtaagttgtcgcgcagcctggcgaatcttttacactaattgaaaatctggacatttttcttcaagggcttgcaaggtaacgtcgaaatataaaaaattgtacacacatccgattctgttcatttcgttggaggaaggatttggcggatcgcactgtggaatctattacagttatcatggataatggagtgattgtgctgtgggtggcatttcaaacGCTGGTGATGCTCTAAATGATTCCGAAATGGATGAATAAAATGTTGTACTTATcgataattttatttgatacaCAAAGAAGACCACACGTTGATTGTCGCTTAACTGATCGTTCAACCGATAATTATTACATCTTGGTTTTACAGTTCCTAATCGATCATACAATATCAGCGTTCTCACCAAATAAGTATTTGGCGAAAATGATATTTTATCAACACCGCAAAGAGACAAAATGACAAAATGAAATCATTTCAGACTACCGATATTTAAATGGAGGTCAAGCGAATTGAACCATTTGTTCGCTCGAATTACACTGAAATCCGTCGGTGGAGAATGTTATTAGCCGAAGTTTGAGATTCCGAATGTTTACTGGGTACATCCGTTCGAGGCTAACTacgagcataaatcaaataaacatagatttcccagtgtaatagtaatgtagttgtgcaacccgtgacaccaaaagcaccgtctggtggagaatgggtgcgtaaatgctcctaaaatgcatgcaaaaagttgcctgcgcatttaacacaaccacagtagctaatggaaaaaagtacacccgtttgtaactagaggtgctgttagcgtcaccgtacagtgagaaatctatgtttatttgatttatgctacgagtataaatcaaataaacatagatttcccagtgtaatagtaatgtagttgagcaacccgtgacagctaaagcaccgtctggtggagaatgggtgtgTAAATGCTCCCAAAATGCATGCatagttgcctgcgcatttaacacaaccacagtagctaatggaaaaaagtacacccgtttcttacTAGAAGCGCTATTAGTGTCTCCGTacaatgggaaatctatgtttatttcatTTATGCTACGAGCGAGTTGGTCATACGCTGCCGTTAACTTACTCACAAAACGTCACGAACGTTTCattcagcgttgccaggttgccagatttgtctggcaaatgccagattttcctcgtttcgccagacactcaaactaaccaaatcttttgccagattttccaaattttcccagacttttcattttttcctaaGTTTAGTCAGATCTtactagatctttacggttttggcctctattGAGGCCCGGTGAAAATGAAcggcggccctactgaaaaatgggtggccaacacgtttcctgatgaaaacaaaacaatatgtaaaagcgattcacacgcaacATCAAGCAAATATCATctgcatggaacgattacggaacaacaacattaattgtaagcaattcatatgaaaggacactacgtcaagttcacggaacattttaacgtcggatacgtgagcaatattcggctaaaaaatttaataaaaataatctggacgtcgacggaagttgattgatcgtctgaatcgtgtttaatgcatgggtttcctgatgaaaacaaaccaatctcatttgcatttgtggttgtaagtgagctgtcagagagcctaatagcggcccttacacgagcattaaaaatgtcattttaaatgatgactaactaatgatgtaattcaaatttgttagaaatttcgtcattagtgcaccattacacgttcattaaaatgatatttattttactaatgacatttttaatgactcgtgtaagggccgctaatatgATAGGTGGGGAGAAGGTGAAACCAGaattgccaggttattttttcagaaatctgtcaatactcaaaaatttatctggatttgtctgggtcttactatatacaaggaaatttttgcttcattttcagtgagcaaaaaaaaaacctatcgtatagaggccaaaaccgtaaagatctagtaAGATCTGACTAAATctaggaaaaaatgaaaagtctgggaaaatttgaaaaatctggcaaaagatctggttagtttgagtgtctggcgaaacgaggaaaatctggcatttgccagacaaatctggcaacctggcaacgctgtgtgcaggaagccaattttgggtaaaatgggttttacttatttttgagtaaaaGCATCAATAGTACTGATTAGATAGAAACTACGCAAAAGATATAACAATCAACTTgggtaatttgatttcagttttcgttcgatggtttgaaaaataaaacgcaaaaaataaagtcaactatgattactttatttatttaatatatatctttttacatatttcaacaATGTAATTATGTTTAGATGGTTTGTTACCGTTACatttacaaaattcagaatgagtaataaaattaaatctgTTCGCACACTTATGGGAATTCATATTCATTGTACTTTGCAATTAGAGCTGCCACAGTATTAAATCTACAGACTATATCATTGAACTGCCAAGGCTGCTCTATTGAGCTGCTGGAACTGCACCGTTGAGCCGACGACGTTGAGTGATCGAACGCATCTCAATATTTTCCATCGCCTGAAATGATATTGCAGTGatattattgttttaaataGAAATTATACCAAGCTACTCACACTACGGTTGATGACAATCATTTAACTATTCTATTCTCCCTAAACCGGCAATTTTACAAAAGCATTTCACTCACTTCAAATTTGACCGATAGTTTCTGcgacagttcgtcgagtacgcaaaatgtctgtttgtgtatgtgtgtgtgtgtgtgtgtgtgtgtgtgtgtgtgtgtgtgtgtgtgtgtgtatgtgtgtatgtaacgttttttttgcactaacttttctcggaaatggctgaaccgattttcaataacttagattcaaatgaaaggtcttgtggtctcatacaaaattcctgaatattatttggatccgacttccggttccggaattataggttaaaatgtgcgaaaaattgtgaaaataagtgcacaaacttttctcagagatggctgaaccgatttttacaaacttagattcaaatgaaaggtcttggagtcccatacaaaattactgaatattattttgatttgacttccggttcgggagttatggggtaaaatgtgcaaaaaaagaaaatatgtgttctaacttttctcatagatggcacgaccgattttcacaaacctaggttcaaatgaaaggtcctgtggtcacatgcgtaattcctgtatttcatgcgaatccgacttccggatccggaaatgcagggtaaagtgtgttaaaaattgtaaattgtaagtttccaaatcgacctcaaatcttttccaattgatagtttttatcagtagacggtcaaacaaaccgatttcggtaatTCTTTtaaaaactgaagaaaattattttgaaaaataccacagtattatatatgatagtatgattgatatgtgaaaggcatcattacaccactaggtggattaaaacaggttttttctaatAACCGGGTTCTTCCATGCTCGATGGTATGAAATAGGCAGATCATTTTCTCTAATTcgacgattgaaacatcccggaacaaaacaccgcattttactgtcaacattttcgaaaacagaatcaattctaaatattttcataaaagcaacttccggaacgtcatttgtctatgttttttctcttcttcacgtctctctgttattccaaaaaacATGACAATCGCACTAGcccattgagcaatttgacgtctcagttactcacaccgatgcagagtgcgcagatctattcatatacgaaattggaatgtgtgcgagccgaagtcaaagtttgttgtgggttcaattttacactgaggaaaaacatttttgactcataatcatacactgcgaaaaatgcatatagaatttcgtaagctatggactaatgaaccaagtagaagacagtaccattacgtgatatagagtttcatgaacgattttatgtctttctcaactgttctcttggcattgcagtgttttttattgcatatatgtcttcaataattggcacgatgcggctcgacaaaattcactgggttatttcgacacactcacactagcattaacctttcaactgctgagaatagccacaccaacacattcgcacgtggattggactatagaaaaacgtgatcaccaggatATTTTACATCGTGGGACGGCTGAGACCGCTCACGCTCAcccacccgcttgtgaggaattctggcaaccgtcagaaggctggctgcattccggcagctgtcaacattgtccaggcgaaatacgTCATTACCTCGCcgcacgtgtcttgtttatttctctctttcttctattttctttttttattcgacttcattcgatattcgtcaatcccgcatgtccatacaaaaaacgaacCTTGAGactaggtaaatgagattgaaaaatgggtatgtttggtagtgagaaaacaATGCTATTGACAATAACATTTTacataattagtatatatgaagggcaataactgattgtctttcatatgtattttttattgaaaaaataaaaccaagacgctaaaaatgtagaaccgattcaaaacggttctgccaatattgtatggcaagaatccgacagaaacagaaccgataataaccgctaggcgaaattctctgccggaaacggttgttgcattgttgccagacttttgccggaattctggcagaactccggcaaaaatggctggcagacatagccagtcgTCTGGTGGGAAATCTGTCCATCGCGTACAAGCGGGGATTTTCGCCTAACGGTTATCAACGGTTCTTTTctttcggattcttgccatacaagattggcagaaccgttttgaatcgattCTACATTTTATGCgtcttaattttattttttttataaaagatacatatgaaaggcaataagttattgcccttcatatatacacggaaaataaaaactacctattatttgacttctttttgcttaattttgagtacttcctttcattcgctccttcaattgttgtcagaatacaaagagcaaaaccacccaacagcgagagtttcgttcaataagctaaaattaagtaaaccgtattaacatgaaattgagtcaatatgactcaactatagagtaaatataaatcatctttgagtatttttttgcacgtgtcttacaaaaactacctagagccactttacctaaaattaggttattgaacgaaacccccaaattgggtggaatagtccaatccacgtgcgaatgtgttggtgtggctattctcagcagttgaaaggttaatgctagtgtgagtatgtcgaaataacccagtgaattttgtcgagccgcatcgtgccaattattgaagacatatatgcaataaaaacactgcaatgccaagagaacagttgagaaagacataaaatcgttcatgaaactctatatcacgtaatggtactgtcttctacttggttcattagttcatagcttacgaaattctatatgcatttttcgcagtgtatgaatatgagtcaaaaatgttttaccaaatacaaataataatacccctaagtcccatacaaacgaaccgccaatgttttgttcacagcatgaacaagtaagcctagcaaatatctccctttcgttgcgattagagtgactataatcagagtggcgacagctgttcgtttggaatgacagctcccagttccaaacgagcaaacgacctgtcaattcaatgtaaagctaatggaatgttttgaattgttgccaaaattacggatgagatggcgtcactctggttataggcactctagttgcGATAgagtgaaaatgtgaaaggagatcgtttctggcaacgctttatgctagttgctacggtgcaaaacaaacttgtttgtttatgtttatcgttgctgtattgcaacaaattcaaaggtacactccagctaatcgatgGATGAAGAATTGCGTTATAAGAAAATTTGTTTGCTCTGTCATAGCAAATTTGTGGACACCATGCTTAATACACTGATAAAAGGACAAGTTACGAAAATTCAGtccaaaaccgaaaaaaaacaacgcgcaACAGGATATTTCATTCAATGTGGAAAGGCCAGAAGAATGAACGTATCGGGAAATAAACTAGTTCCCGTTAACGTGCAGAAAAATACTAAAATTACAAAACCTGACGATACGCAAATTGTTTTAAAGTAATCTAATGTGATTAAACCACATTGTATTATCCTGATCATACATACCGTTATAGAGATTTGAAGCATATACCAATAAAAGAAATTTTGCAAAAGTATTCTAGATACGAAACAGAAATGAAGAACATTTTCAACAAGTATAAAAAATTTAGCGAAAGGCAATGTGCCAAATTACAAAACGAGAAATTTGTGCTCTGGTCAGATGTGGTCATGATTATGACTGACGACCAAATGTATGAAATGGCACGCTTCTtagagcaaaaattatgttcccaagaagagcttggaatGGTAATGATATTCATATTTCTATTCTACTTAAATTTAGTATTATGAATTTCAGTATACAGAATTTATAGATGCTGTTCTATTAGGGGAGTGGGCCCTTCGTATTTTCATGGACCAGTTCAAATTCCATCATAAGGACGATGCTTTACAACATATCAAACTGCAGGAACAGGAATTCAGTAAATAAAACTCAACTCCGTCTGCAAATATATAAGCTCATAAGCCACACACACATGTAcaccaaatatatatatatatatatatatatatatatatatatatatatatatatatatatatatatatatatatatatatatatatatatatatatatatatatatatatatatatatatatatatatatatatgtatatatagctTCCAAGATAATCAGAAATAGATTTTTCGCTACTACTGATCTATGAATTTCGAGCTTGCTTTTTGAATTATTAAGGTAGATTATTATTAGAACTTAATTTATAATAATACATGCATGCATTCTAGAAAATCAAGTTAAACAACGCAAATTGTCGGATACTTGAAAAAGACCGCGAACAAACGAGATTTATCAGCCCGCATGTATGACTAATTTAAATAACATTCCAAAGtacttatttttgttttattagttGCTG
This genomic window from Malaya genurostris strain Urasoe2022 chromosome 1, Malgen_1.1, whole genome shotgun sequence contains:
- the LOC131440549 gene encoding mpv17-like protein 2, which codes for MIRVLHQLKTLAKKAFSNRYLLYTNVGISISLSGVGDIIEQHYEIYTNNLEFWDRQRTRQMSVSGMTVGIFCHNWYNLMDRMFPGRTLSIVLKKVLIDQTIASPIVILLFFTTLGVLRRASLTETIKEMREKFSRLYTAEWVVWPPAQLFNFYVLPTKYRVLYDNTISLGYDVYTSYVINENNNSNL
- the LOC131440543 gene encoding uncharacterized protein LOC131440543; translation: MGTKSETVSQSSQRNALVQQIWIDEVRGLRKELINFSFISLKKPTELSRCLVTISEVSILDTNDSKILRQHDSSEQWIDIGKAVTPVDCYIEQFLNQMLSNEKSRCTITSKSNTISFTIQLHRIEDRNYYFEQSAEQMLIVARQYKRNGVEMFPKYHPFAHRYFSMAARCLLSCIPLETPNPSHEDFEIIREMQSLLETLYLNISACLIKQSRYEEVLDVLEYIDHQESPSEKAVYRKALAYFHLRQFQQSVSTLCRIDYTCNKDCLALYRRVKNTNHEENIKYNNMIKKMFA
- the LOC131440546 gene encoding uncharacterized protein LOC131440546, encoding MDEELRYKKICLLCHSKFVDTMLNTLIKGQVTKIQSKTEKKQRATGYFIQCGKARRMNVSGNKLVPVNVQKNTKITKPDDTQIVLKDLKHIPIKEILQKYSRYETEMKNIFNKYKKFSERQCAKLQNEKFVLWSDVVMIMTDDQMYEMARFLEQKLCSQEELGMYTEFIDAVLLGEWALRIFMDQFKFHHKDDALQHIKLQEQEFSK